The genomic DNA TAAGAACAATAACTTCTGCTTCACAAGTATTTCCATACTGAAAATTTCAAACATAATTTCCCAAATCATTTATTGTAAACACAAGTAAAAGCATACACAGCCGGGCTATCATCTTACATATGGCACAAGCTCAACAAGATTCAAACTAAGAAAAAAGCATCATTGTTTCTGAGAAGTTTCTTGCATAGAAATCAGTACAGAATCAAAAGCACAACACTAACTTATTATCAGTTTCCACTCAGAATTTAAGCCTGTGAATGTTGAAATAAATTAATTCAGAGAACATGAAGATGCACTGAAACTGGGGGGAAATTTAGCGGTCGCAGCATGAGAAGGTGCAAAATTTATGAAAATACTGCCAACAAACTGTCCGGTTCGGGCTGAAAGCTGTAtgaaatataaaagaaataaattagtaTACATAGTTGAAAATAAACAAATTATCCCTGTACACTTTTGTTGCAATGCAATCACTGAATAAAAACCAGTCTCAAGAGTATTGCTTGTGCTATTGTTGGCTTGCTTTATTTCCATTTGAATCCATAAGATTCTCAATGAAACATTTCTTGTATTTTCGGTATCCAAATCGATAAACACAACTGTAAAGCAAAATTTGAATCACATGATAGTTGTATTTCAGTATAAGAATTGAAAACCTCATGAATAGATTTTTTCTGACAAAAATATAACTAAACATTTAGAAAGAATACCCACCAGAAATACCACCAGATCAACATGGTTCACAAGAAAAATGAAACGTTAAAGATTAAACATGTATGCTATCAAATGTTAAAAATAGCAGATAAATTTAAGTTCCTTTAATGTCATGAATAGCAAGAATATTAGGTTCTAGATTATTCATTAAAGTAACGTCTAACCTCTAGCAGTCCTTCCTAACAAAATTTCCAAAGCATTTCTTTAGGCTTCAATTTGAAGTTCTGCAGTAGAATACTCCAATTTGCTCAAAAAGATAGCAACAGGATTGCCAGGTGAAGGTGGGTTCTGATTTAGCAATGAGTTGTATGAACCAGCTCTGCTTCGTGCAGCATCATCAGTTGCAGACAGGATTTCAATATGATCAAGACCAAGTTGTCTCTTTATCAAGTCACAATTCTCTTCAAGAACCTGAATTTCACCAAAAGGCAGTTTCAGATCCAGTGCCTGTGGACCAATTGATAAAGTTTCATCCTTCTTGAACTTAAGAAAAGGCATGCAAAGCTTCTGGATCTGCTTAAAGTTTGCAGCCTGCCCAACAACACTCTGTTTTAATGCTTCAAGTATCTCTTGATCAGGTGCAAAAATTTGTGTCTCAGCGTCATATTTGCTTGTGAGTATCCTCAAACATTCTTCTTTCCACCCATCAAATTGTTCATTGACATATATAAGACCTACTGTTAATTTGTTTTCTTCTGTTGTAGGAATTACAACACCCTTTTTAGCCTTCTTCAAATTAGATGATTGCTTTTGGAGCAACTTCCTCATTAATACTATCGTGTCTTGCAAGTACTTGTTAGCAAGCTTTAGAGTAAGATCAGGTGCGTCAGACAAAGGCCAGCCAGCATTTACAATAAAACCATCATTCTTTAGAGCATTATGCCAAACATGTTCAGCATAGTGTGGACAAATTGGAGTAATGAGCCTAGTTTGAACATCCATGAAGCGCCACAGCAAGTCACGGTTCATACCTACTGGCCCACAAGACAGCCTATATTCATCCCTAGCAGCCTGCAGGTCATAGAAACCTGTCTTAAGAGCTTCTCGGAACATAAATTTGTTGTAGTTCTGTTCAGTCGATTTGATTGCAATATTTATTTCATTGGCAAATACAAAATCAGCATAAGTATTGGGTGGACCAGCACGTAAAGTAGACTCAGAAGCCAATACTTCTTCAATCCAAGCAATTTCCTTAGTAAGCCTTAATATCGCAGCATTTGATGTTTCAAAAACAAAATTTGCATCGTCCATTCCATCCCCAGCATCTGCAAGGGAAAACCTCGTGGCATCAGAGGAGAATTCCTCTATTGCCTGACGAAGAGTCCTGAAATTTCCAGTTGACTTGGACATCTTTTCAGAGTTCAGCATAAGATGTCCATTGCATCGGAATCCACGAGGCCAATGACATTCAGACAACAGCGCAGTATGGTTATAGATACTGAAAGTGAGGTGGTTTTGAATAAGGTCTTTACCAGATACACGAAGATCAAATGGGTACCAATAGTCAAATTCTTGCTTCATCTTGTTAAGAAGAACCACAGGGACATCTGATTTTGGCTGAGGACCTCCACAAAAGATATAATCCCAGACATCATCAGTCATTTGATCTGGCTTCACAGAAGAATGATCAGATCCATACATGTCACCGCATTGCAATAGATGAGCAACAGTATAGAAGGCCATGTAGAGTGTTGAATCTGAAAGTGATTCGACTAGAAATTGCTCATCCCAAGGAAGGCGTGTACCAAGTCCAAAAGACCTGGAACATGCCCACTGATTAAGCCAACTTAGTGTATGCTCAAAACCATTTCTTGCTTCTTTATAGTACAGGTTCATCTTGGCCAAACAATCCTCTGCCTTAGCCTTCCACTCAGCCTCACCATAGGTAATGTACCATTGATCTGTGAGAGCCACGACACACTCATCACCTGATCTGGACATTACTTTTTTCTCAGGTTCACTGTACATCACTGCATCTCCTGATTCTAGCAGTTTATTCCTAATCATAGGCTTTGCTTCCTGGACCTTCATTCCTTTAAAGTCATCTACCAGCATTATACCATCAGTAAATCCTTTCAAATAGGTTAACTTTTTTGCCTCTGCAAGTTTATCTTTGTCATTCTGACTCTTGATCTTAAGATCGAGACATACTTTCTCAGCAGACTTATCTCCAAATTCTGGAATATTAATAATTGGTATGACCTCATAAGGAAGAACCCACTCATCTTTAACCCCAAACTTGGATCTCAGAGCAGGTTTTGATTTCAAATCTTGTAAAGCCATATAGTCATCAGGTGAATCACTAGGGACACTTGTAACAATCCCCGTTCCTTTATCAGTTAAGATTGTAAGCATGGGAAGTGAGTATATAATT from Zingiber officinale cultivar Zhangliang chromosome 4A, Zo_v1.1, whole genome shotgun sequence includes the following:
- the LOC121969517 gene encoding leucine--tRNA ligase, cytoplasmic-like codes for the protein MTSNAEEGRSFARRDQLLKIQSEVQKRWEEHKVFEADAGSKPPKEGEKFFGNFPYPYMNGMLHLGHAFSLSKLEFGAAYHRLCGRNVLLPFAFHCTGMPIKASADKLAREVQLYGNPPVFPSLEEDSNAEDIEEPKPENDNVAAPDKFKSKKSKAAAKSGGYKSQWEIMQSLGLSNEEIAKFQDPYCWLSYFPPLAKEDLTAFGLGCDWRRSFITTDTNPYYDSFVRWQMRKLKSLGKIVKDMRYTIYSPLDGQPCADHDRASGEGVQPQDYVLIKMEVLPPFTSKFKILEGKKVYLAAATLRPETMYGQTNAWVLPDGKYGAFEINENDVFIITQRAALNLAYQKMSRVPEKPTCLLELSGHDLIGLPLRSPLAFNEIIYSLPMLTILTDKGTGIVTSVPSDSPDDYMALQDLKSKPALRSKFGVKDEWVLPYEVIPIINIPEFGDKSAEKVCLDLKIKSQNDKDKLAEAKKLTYLKGFTDGIMLVDDFKGMKVQEAKPMIRNKLLESGDAVMYSEPEKKVMSRSGDECVVALTDQWYITYGEAEWKAKAEDCLAKMNLYYKEARNGFEHTLSWLNQWACSRSFGLGTRLPWDEQFLVESLSDSTLYMAFYTVAHLLQCGDMYGSDHSSVKPDQMTDDVWDYIFCGGPQPKSDVPVVLLNKMKQEFDYWYPFDLRVSGKDLIQNHLTFSIYNHTALLSECHWPRGFRCNGHLMLNSEKMSKSTGNFRTLRQAIEEFSSDATRFSLADAGDGMDDANFVFETSNAAILRLTKEIAWIEEVLASESTLRAGPPNTYADFVFANEINIAIKSTEQNYNKFMFREALKTGFYDLQAARDEYRLSCGPVGMNRDLLWRFMDVQTRLITPICPHYAEHVWHNALKNDGFIVNAGWPLSDAPDLTLKLANKYLQDTIVLMRKLLQKQSSNLKKAKKGVVIPTTEENKLTVGLIYVNEQFDGWKEECLRILTSKYDAETQIFAPDQEILEALKQSVVGQAANFKQIQKLCMPFLKFKKDETLSIGPQALDLKLPFGEIQVLEENCDLIKRQLGLDHIEILSATDDAARSRAGSYNSLLNQNPPSPGNPVAIFLSKLEYSTAELQIEA